In a single window of the Dinghuibacter silviterrae genome:
- a CDS encoding arginase family protein, which translates to MRHFQQYHPTHLQQGTRVRRYETKLGERLRTAGADWKESLAKTPARFVLLGIPEDIGVKANGGTGGTSTAWPAFIDAFLNIQSTDTFSGEEILLLGAFDFSEVSRTIEMNAKNSEEGLQAYRHAVSGVVDEEVEEVIKYVTAAGKIPLVVGGGHNNAYPIIKGAAKGWRQNGKMDRPRLNVLNLDAHADFRIEEGRHSGNAFRYAMNEDFLDRYAVIGLHENYNSQSMMDDLYQNTRIQYTTYEDIFLRGLLSFEQAVQTAMTFAKIGLTGIELDLDAIENVLASAQTPCGINLLQARQYLWMTASELQPAYLHIAEGASQTEDGRRDPTIGKLIAFLVSDFVKAMPA; encoded by the coding sequence ATGCGCCATTTTCAACAGTACCACCCCACCCATCTCCAGCAGGGGACGAGGGTCCGCCGTTACGAAACAAAGCTGGGAGAACGCCTGCGCACCGCGGGGGCAGACTGGAAGGAGTCCCTGGCTAAAACCCCTGCCCGGTTTGTGTTGCTGGGGATCCCGGAGGACATCGGCGTAAAGGCCAACGGGGGAACGGGGGGGACGTCGACGGCCTGGCCGGCTTTTATCGACGCTTTTCTGAACATCCAAAGCACCGATACGTTTAGCGGGGAAGAAATCCTGCTCCTGGGCGCGTTTGATTTCAGCGAGGTCAGCCGGACGATCGAAATGAACGCCAAAAACAGCGAGGAAGGGCTACAGGCCTACCGGCACGCTGTTTCCGGGGTGGTCGACGAAGAAGTGGAAGAGGTCATCAAATACGTCACGGCCGCCGGGAAGATCCCGCTGGTCGTGGGTGGCGGACACAACAATGCTTATCCCATCATCAAGGGAGCGGCGAAGGGGTGGAGACAAAACGGAAAAATGGACCGTCCCCGCCTCAATGTCCTGAACCTGGACGCCCACGCGGATTTCCGGATAGAGGAGGGGCGGCATAGCGGCAATGCATTCCGGTATGCGATGAACGAGGATTTCCTCGACCGGTATGCGGTGATCGGGTTGCACGAGAACTACAACAGCCAGTCCATGATGGACGACCTTTACCAGAATACGCGCATCCAGTATACGACCTACGAGGATATTTTCCTCCGGGGCCTCCTGAGCTTCGAGCAGGCGGTCCAGACCGCCATGACCTTTGCTAAGATCGGGCTCACGGGAATCGAGCTGGACCTGGATGCGATCGAAAACGTGCTGGCCAGTGCCCAGACGCCTTGCGGCATCAACCTGCTCCAGGCGCGGCAATACCTTTGGATGACGGCTTCGGAATTGCAGCCTGCTTATCTGCACATCGCGGAAGGCGCTTCACAGACGGAAGACGGGCGGCGCGATCCCACCATAGGGAAGCTGATCGCCTTCCTGGTGAGTGACTTCGTGAAAGCCATGCCCGCTTAG
- a CDS encoding TlpA family protein disulfide reductase yields MHFTLLLLALLHDTLLVNPATPQPGTQVTVHYTSEDKALAKKRELAGGLFSFNKKNNIQAQDLSFHRDGDGWTATGSVPDTATAIVLSVFDPAGKPLKVVASGLNGADGQPLRDGYKALAEAYGNFGKFAFGMTPDKDRADGFQQQYWASLTEAPTAFYDKVTYYLAYKKDTTRALKEISSLPLDTSATESTYTTAAFIAGRQLKDKPLSDILTNLFHQKYPSGDWLKMDFYRKESAAVDVEEKKKILDAYKKAFPNEPPAPGGGMTIGRAMNQGIIYAYAEKGDVNEAVKRIPPDLRGSSLAALYNNIAWSAVEKGQSLAEATALSKASLDTLTALEASGEGKPAYYTKTQYVQELKNSYALYADTYAYLLYKTGDYKNAFSFESIAMKIADADKSIVGRYYLMMEKVEKPSKVIAGLSTYIAKGDYDSSMVAEYKRLYNGSGSADDALAALESKAKAAKQAEMIKTILNEPAAHFVLRDLKGDKVSLDSYRGKTVVLDFWATWCGPCKASFPAMQKLVDKHKADNNVVLLFIDTWENADDKNKNASDFAAANPYTFHILMDNDNDVVGKYKVEGIPTKFVIDPNGNLRFKAVGFNGDTQATVEEMESMIQLATKP; encoded by the coding sequence ATGCATTTTACCTTGCTGCTGCTCGCGCTTTTGCACGACACCCTTTTGGTCAACCCCGCTACGCCGCAACCCGGAACCCAGGTGACCGTACACTATACCTCGGAGGACAAGGCCCTGGCCAAAAAGCGCGAGCTGGCCGGCGGGCTTTTTTCCTTTAATAAAAAGAACAACATCCAGGCCCAGGACCTGTCATTTCACCGAGATGGGGACGGATGGACTGCCACCGGTAGCGTCCCGGATACGGCCACGGCCATTGTCCTGAGCGTGTTCGACCCCGCCGGAAAGCCCCTCAAGGTGGTCGCTTCCGGGTTGAACGGAGCAGACGGCCAGCCCCTCCGGGACGGCTACAAGGCCCTTGCAGAGGCCTACGGTAACTTCGGTAAGTTCGCCTTTGGGATGACCCCGGACAAGGACCGGGCGGACGGGTTTCAGCAACAGTATTGGGCGTCTCTTACAGAAGCCCCGACGGCATTCTACGATAAGGTGACCTACTACCTGGCGTATAAAAAGGATACCACCAGGGCCTTAAAGGAAATCTCCTCTCTCCCCCTGGATACCAGCGCTACCGAGTCGACCTATACCACCGCGGCCTTTATAGCCGGCCGGCAGCTCAAAGACAAACCGCTGTCCGATATCCTGACCAATCTTTTTCACCAGAAATATCCCTCCGGGGACTGGCTTAAAATGGACTTTTACCGGAAGGAATCGGCCGCTGTTGATGTTGAGGAAAAGAAAAAGATCCTCGACGCCTATAAGAAGGCCTTTCCCAACGAACCGCCGGCACCAGGGGGTGGAATGACCATAGGCCGGGCCATGAATCAAGGCATTATCTATGCCTATGCCGAAAAGGGAGATGTCAACGAGGCCGTCAAGCGCATTCCGCCCGATCTCCGCGGTTCATCCTTGGCGGCGTTGTACAACAACATCGCCTGGTCGGCCGTCGAGAAGGGCCAGTCGCTGGCAGAGGCCACGGCGCTGTCCAAGGCATCCCTGGATACCCTGACCGCCCTGGAGGCAAGCGGGGAAGGGAAACCCGCCTACTACACAAAGACACAATATGTACAGGAACTGAAAAATTCGTACGCCCTGTACGCCGATACTTATGCCTACCTGTTGTATAAGACCGGGGACTATAAAAACGCCTTTTCCTTTGAATCCATCGCCATGAAGATCGCGGATGCAGACAAGAGCATCGTGGGACGCTATTACTTAATGATGGAAAAAGTAGAAAAGCCCTCCAAGGTGATCGCCGGGCTGAGCACCTACATCGCCAAAGGCGACTACGATTCCTCGATGGTGGCAGAGTATAAAAGGCTGTACAACGGCAGCGGCAGCGCCGACGACGCCCTGGCGGCTCTGGAAAGCAAGGCCAAAGCGGCAAAGCAGGCCGAAATGATCAAGACGATCCTGAACGAGCCAGCGGCGCACTTCGTCCTCCGGGACCTGAAGGGGGACAAGGTTTCCCTGGACAGCTATCGCGGAAAGACCGTCGTGCTGGATTTCTGGGCGACCTGGTGCGGGCCTTGCAAGGCTTCTTTCCCGGCCATGCAAAAGCTCGTGGATAAACACAAGGCCGACAACAACGTCGTACTGCTGTTTATCGATACCTGGGAAAACGCCGACGACAAAAACAAAAACGCTTCCGACTTTGCGGCGGCCAATCCCTACACGTTCCACATCCTGATGGACAACGACAACGACGTGGTGGGCAAGTATAAGGTCGAAGGTATCCCGACCAAGTTCGTGATCGACCCGAACGGGAACCTCCGGTTCAAGGCGGTCGGGTTCAACGGGGATACGCAGGCGACTGTGGAGGAAATGGAGAGTATGATACAGTTGGCGACGAAGCCCTAA
- a CDS encoding patatin-like phospholipase family protein, giving the protein MMHLRLVVLFLCCVSFLGAAAQTRPPVGVTLSGGGAKGLAHIGILKAIDSAGLKVDAITGTSMGSIIGGLYAAGYSADTLEKITRAIDWASLLSNQTNLTSLKMEEKDEYGKYALELPWSNHGFRLPTGLLEAEELWLKFSELFYPVYQTKDFTKLSIPFKCIATNISDGSIVVLDKGELVKAIRSSMAIPTVFTAVRIDSVMLVDGGVVRNFPVQEVRDMGAKIVIGSSVANGLLPTKKINNVLQVLLQIAFFKEAEDNKHQQSLTDLYIYHPMLGYSAASFGRANEIIQQGVEKGREYYPAIKRLKDSLDALYGPEPAPQNRLPLVDSVQVSDIQIRGLVKTDSTFFVDMLGYKGPRKYTARQVTLMARRVYGTRYYGKVMYYLEPRPDSTALLVFEVSENPTTEAKVALSYNIFSGANLIADLTTRNYFTKHSRSLVTLSIGQTFRIKGQHLQYFGTHNQTALIATFEDEAPEYNTYTNFDQDGIYRNLYAVGDLRIQRSVNRIVALGLGTRFENSVFRPVLTSPLVLKGADNFFTSYPYFQVNTLDRWNYPRSGSKVNAEYDLTYGQSPDFEITDNGVRVNTDSLNKNAADYTRFLLDATQYISLHRKSTLFWQTQTAVNFRYQVNRVNDFMVGGLTPQFHNQVTFAGYDEGMVYTSSISSLLLGFRYEALPQIYLTARENVGVYNYLNVKDQLVSPSFLSGSSLSAGYDSPIGPIEFSLMYGDQSRKVLGYVNLGINF; this is encoded by the coding sequence GGCATCCTCAAGGCCATCGACTCGGCGGGGCTAAAGGTGGACGCCATCACGGGGACGAGCATGGGCAGCATCATCGGCGGGCTCTATGCCGCGGGATATTCCGCGGATACCTTGGAAAAGATCACGCGGGCCATCGACTGGGCCAGCCTGCTCAGCAACCAGACCAACCTGACCAGCCTGAAAATGGAGGAGAAGGACGAGTACGGCAAATACGCCCTGGAGCTCCCCTGGTCAAACCACGGGTTCCGGCTGCCGACGGGTTTGCTGGAGGCGGAGGAACTCTGGTTGAAGTTCAGCGAGCTTTTTTACCCCGTATACCAGACAAAGGACTTTACAAAACTGTCCATCCCCTTCAAATGCATCGCCACCAACATATCGGACGGTTCGATCGTGGTGTTGGACAAGGGCGAGCTGGTCAAAGCCATCCGGTCTAGCATGGCCATTCCCACGGTGTTTACGGCGGTGCGGATCGATTCCGTGATGTTGGTGGACGGCGGCGTGGTCCGGAACTTCCCGGTGCAGGAGGTCAGGGATATGGGGGCAAAAATAGTGATCGGGAGCAGCGTTGCGAATGGACTCCTACCCACCAAAAAGATCAACAACGTTTTACAGGTGTTGCTCCAGATCGCCTTTTTTAAAGAGGCGGAAGACAACAAACACCAGCAGTCGTTAACCGATTTATATATCTATCACCCGATGCTGGGCTACTCGGCCGCGAGCTTTGGACGGGCAAACGAGATCATCCAGCAGGGCGTGGAGAAAGGACGGGAGTACTATCCCGCTATCAAACGCCTGAAAGATTCCCTGGATGCCCTGTACGGACCGGAGCCCGCCCCGCAAAACCGGCTTCCCCTGGTGGATTCGGTCCAGGTATCCGACATCCAGATCCGTGGGCTGGTGAAAACCGACTCCACCTTTTTTGTGGACATGCTCGGATACAAGGGCCCCCGAAAGTATACCGCCCGCCAGGTCACGCTGATGGCCCGGAGGGTATACGGGACGCGGTACTATGGCAAAGTCATGTACTACCTGGAGCCCCGCCCGGACAGCACGGCCCTGCTGGTCTTCGAGGTGTCCGAAAACCCCACGACGGAAGCCAAGGTGGCGCTGAGTTATAATATTTTCTCCGGGGCCAACCTCATCGCCGACCTCACCACGCGCAACTACTTTACAAAGCACAGCCGGAGCCTGGTCACCTTGAGCATCGGGCAGACCTTCCGGATCAAGGGACAACACCTGCAATACTTCGGCACCCACAACCAAACGGCCCTCATCGCCACCTTTGAGGACGAAGCCCCGGAATACAATACCTACACCAATTTCGACCAGGACGGGATCTACCGGAACCTCTATGCAGTGGGCGACCTGCGGATCCAGCGCTCGGTCAACCGCATCGTCGCCCTGGGGCTGGGCACGCGTTTCGAAAATTCGGTCTTCCGGCCCGTGCTGACCTCTCCCCTGGTGCTCAAGGGCGCGGACAATTTCTTTACTTCCTATCCTTATTTCCAGGTCAATACGCTGGACCGCTGGAATTATCCCCGATCGGGCTCGAAGGTCAATGCCGAATATGACCTGACCTACGGGCAATCCCCGGACTTCGAAATCACCGACAACGGCGTCCGCGTCAACACGGACTCTTTGAACAAGAACGCCGCCGACTATACCCGTTTCTTGCTGGACGCTACCCAATACATCAGCCTCCACCGGAAAAGCACCCTTTTCTGGCAAACCCAGACGGCCGTGAATTTCCGCTACCAGGTCAACCGTGTCAACGACTTCATGGTTGGGGGCCTTACGCCTCAATTCCACAACCAGGTTACGTTTGCCGGGTATGATGAAGGCATGGTCTATACGTCTTCGATCAGCAGCCTCCTGTTGGGTTTCCGCTACGAAGCCCTGCCCCAGATATACCTGACGGCCCGGGAAAACGTCGGGGTCTACAATTACCTAAACGTCAAAGACCAGTTGGTCAGTCCCTCCTTCCTGTCCGGGTCTTCCCTGTCTGCCGGTTACGACAGCCCCATCGGGCCGATCGAGTTTAGCCTGATGTATGGGGATCAAAGCAGGAAGGTGCTGGGATACGTTAACCTCGGCATAAATTTTTAA